In one Saccharibacillus brassicae genomic region, the following are encoded:
- a CDS encoding helix-turn-helix domain-containing protein, with product MEEANRFSRFVPERLVEAREARGYTLTELAGVAGVSHQAISKYENKKSVPGYDILEKIAETLKVPVTYFYKPIISNETGVTFFRSAALATSKSKKIHLHKISWIKEIYKYLEKFFIFPEINVPRLIDRETYIPTPFVTIDQMASEVRRSWNLGNGPISNMTLLLEKAGIVVARSPFENYKIDACSKWGTGERPVILLSDDKTAARSRFDIAHELGHLVLHSKIKQSEFNLKANYKLIESEANRFASAFLLPSSSFGSEIISNSLEHLVALKRRWKVSIQALAYRAHSIGYFEEHQHIYLRRKLAKNNQLTREPLDDVLEFEEPILLQQAIKALVEHNVKTKADITSELSLPREEIEVLAGLEPGYLSSESAKIIPLVFK from the coding sequence GTGGAGGAGGCTAACCGTTTTTCTAGGTTTGTTCCTGAGCGTCTTGTTGAGGCTAGAGAAGCTAGAGGATATACGTTGACGGAATTAGCGGGGGTGGCTGGGGTATCTCACCAAGCCATCTCCAAGTATGAAAATAAAAAGTCGGTTCCAGGATACGATATTCTAGAAAAGATAGCCGAGACGCTAAAAGTTCCTGTGACTTACTTTTACAAGCCAATCATTTCTAATGAGACGGGTGTCACGTTTTTTAGGAGCGCTGCTTTAGCGACTTCAAAATCAAAGAAGATTCATTTGCATAAGATTTCTTGGATAAAAGAGATCTATAAATATTTAGAAAAGTTTTTCATTTTTCCGGAAATCAATGTTCCCCGTTTGATTGATAGAGAGACATATATACCGACTCCATTTGTAACTATTGATCAAATGGCTAGTGAAGTACGAAGATCTTGGAATCTTGGGAATGGTCCTATAAGCAACATGACTTTGCTATTGGAAAAGGCGGGCATTGTTGTAGCAAGATCACCTTTTGAAAATTATAAAATTGATGCTTGTTCTAAATGGGGTACGGGAGAAAGACCTGTGATATTACTCAGCGACGATAAAACAGCGGCAAGATCACGTTTTGATATTGCTCATGAACTAGGCCATCTCGTTTTACATTCAAAAATAAAACAAAGTGAATTCAATTTAAAAGCTAATTACAAATTAATTGAGAGTGAAGCTAATCGCTTTGCAAGTGCATTTCTTTTGCCTAGCTCTAGCTTTGGTTCGGAAATTATTTCAAATTCTCTTGAACACCTTGTCGCTTTAAAGAGAAGGTGGAAGGTATCAATTCAAGCCCTAGCATATAGAGCTCACTCAATTGGTTATTTCGAAGAACATCAACACATTTATCTACGGAGAAAATTAGCTAAGAATAATCAGTTAACCAGAGAACCTTTGGACGATGTTCTGGAATTTGAAGAACCAATATTATTGCAACAAGCAATAAAAGCACTGGTTGAACACAATGTAAAAACAAAAGCAGACATTACAAGCGAACTAAGCTTGCCGAGAGAAGAAATTGAAGTACTAGCAGGACTAGAACCAGGATATCTGTCTTCAGAAAGTGCAAAGATAATTCCTCTTGTATTTAAATAA
- a CDS encoding phage holin family protein codes for MNDLPTKLLANRDYSTLYALSGVFGSITSYAFGGWSGLLEILLLFFAVDYLSGMFASIKTGKGLKSSVGFWGLLKKGLMMLMVLLGHRIDLALGLNIVMNGTIFFWLSNEAVSIIENYGRLGLKLPPVFRKMITILQEKSGENEVIKEVQSTTIETVKVEQTQTVEKKAE; via the coding sequence TTGAATGATTTACCTACTAAACTTTTAGCAAATAGAGATTACTCAACTCTCTACGCTTTATCAGGAGTCTTTGGCTCAATTACATCTTATGCATTCGGAGGTTGGAGCGGACTCTTGGAAATTTTACTTTTGTTTTTCGCTGTTGATTATTTAAGCGGGATGTTCGCTAGCATCAAGACTGGGAAAGGCTTAAAAAGCTCAGTTGGATTTTGGGGGTTGCTGAAAAAAGGACTCATGATGCTGATGGTTCTTCTCGGACATCGAATCGACTTGGCTCTTGGATTAAATATCGTAATGAACGGTACAATCTTTTTCTGGCTCTCTAATGAAGCCGTTAGTATTATTGAGAACTATGGTCGTCTAGGCTTGAAGCTCCCTCCCGTCTTCCGCAAGATGATTACCATCTTACAAGAAAAAAGCGGAGAGAACGAAGTGATCAAGGAAGTGCAGAGTACCACTATCGAGACTGTGAAAGTCGAACAGACACAAACGGTTGAAAAGAAAGCTGAATAA
- a CDS encoding peptidoglycan recognition protein family protein has product MIQKGNFIVLERDEFRDWLKKQSITRVIDSLQVHHTWEPSYDNFKGSNHFQMLEGMRTSHLKRGFDDIAQQLTTFPDGKIGYSIKRPFNKAPAGIKGDNANGLCIENIGNFNSGGDTLSAEQKKTIIHLYACLAEKLKLSVNAKHITYHCWWTADGTYIGDYDIKRSAKTCPGDKWWGDGHSLAAAKKNFLPQIQAELNRLKGILSLRPLILLLCQ; this is encoded by the coding sequence TTGATTCAAAAAGGTAACTTTATTGTGTTAGAACGGGATGAATTTAGAGATTGGCTTAAAAAACAAAGCATCACTCGGGTTATTGATAGTCTACAAGTTCACCATACCTGGGAACCTAGCTACGACAACTTTAAAGGCAGTAATCACTTTCAAATGCTTGAAGGTATGCGGACTTCTCATCTAAAACGAGGATTCGATGATATTGCACAACAACTCACTACGTTCCCCGATGGTAAAATTGGCTACTCGATCAAACGACCCTTTAATAAGGCTCCTGCTGGAATCAAAGGGGATAACGCTAACGGTCTTTGTATCGAAAATATTGGCAACTTCAATAGTGGCGGAGACACTCTTTCTGCCGAACAAAAGAAGACCATTATTCATCTCTATGCCTGTCTTGCAGAAAAACTAAAGCTGTCTGTGAATGCTAAGCATATTACTTATCACTGTTGGTGGACTGCCGATGGCACATACATTGGCGATTATGACATAAAGCGCTCTGCTAAGACTTGTCCAGGAGATAAATGGTGGGGAGACGGTCACAGTCTTGCCGCTGCCAAGAAAAACTTCCTTCCTCAAATCCAAGCTGAACTGAATCGACTGAAAGGCATTCTATCCCTACGCCCTCTAATCCTGCTCCTCTGCCAATAG
- a CDS encoding S8 family peptidase yields the protein MEFKLVNHEVIAQSTVTLDTLPEGVKDIWANEMWKQGYQGEDVVVAILDTGCSMTHPDLNGQIIGGRNFTTDYNNDPNNYSDNNFHGTHVAGTIAAKKDGQGLVGVSPNVKLLILKTLDSTGNGVLTWMLQALKYALAWRGPKGERVRIVNMSSASKLSFSTIHDVIKQMEAEGIVVVAASGNVGDGEANTDEIGYPAYYPEVVAVGSYNMWGQVSTFSNSNNQIDLIAPGENIVSTWHIDHGYLKLSGTSMAAPHVSGAMALITNKLDQAFGRKATPKELYDELIDSCTVSLDVPKTLQGYGALKFINASKRPVNKVKVSSVHFEDALLWLKNKGMFNTPDYWRTYAVAGKTVKGELIREALIKIYIVQALQAQVDE from the coding sequence ATGGAATTTAAACTGGTCAATCACGAAGTAATCGCTCAATCAACGGTTACCTTAGATACACTTCCCGAAGGCGTAAAAGATATTTGGGCCAATGAAATGTGGAAACAGGGTTATCAAGGCGAAGACGTCGTCGTCGCGATTCTCGATACAGGCTGCTCCATGACTCATCCCGACTTGAACGGACAGATTATCGGTGGACGTAACTTTACAACGGATTACAATAACGACCCCAATAACTACTCCGACAACAACTTTCATGGTACGCACGTTGCGGGAACGATTGCCGCAAAGAAAGACGGACAAGGCCTTGTTGGCGTCTCTCCAAATGTTAAGCTTCTCATCCTAAAAACGCTCGACTCCACAGGCAACGGCGTCCTAACCTGGATGTTGCAGGCTCTCAAATATGCGCTGGCTTGGCGTGGACCCAAAGGAGAACGTGTACGCATCGTGAATATGTCGAGCGCAAGCAAGCTGTCCTTCTCCACTATTCACGATGTCATTAAGCAGATGGAGGCAGAGGGCATTGTGGTCGTTGCGGCTTCAGGGAACGTTGGCGACGGAGAGGCTAACACAGACGAAATCGGATACCCCGCCTACTATCCCGAAGTGGTCGCTGTCGGATCATACAATATGTGGGGTCAGGTCTCTACGTTTAGTAACTCCAATAACCAGATTGATCTGATTGCTCCGGGTGAGAATATTGTCTCCACTTGGCACATCGATCATGGATACCTCAAACTGTCAGGAACTTCGATGGCTGCTCCTCACGTTTCGGGTGCTATGGCGTTGATTACAAACAAACTAGACCAAGCCTTCGGAAGAAAAGCGACGCCCAAAGAGTTATACGACGAACTTATTGATTCCTGTACCGTGAGTTTAGACGTCCCAAAAACATTGCAAGGTTACGGAGCACTGAAGTTTATTAACGCAAGTAAACGGCCCGTCAACAAGGTTAAGGTTTCTTCTGTCCATTTCGAAGATGCATTACTTTGGTTGAAGAATAAGGGAATGTTCAATACACCTGATTACTGGCGTACCTATGCGGTTGCTGGTAAAACCGTTAAGGGAGAATTGATCAGGGAGGCTTTGATTAAGATCTATATTGTGCAAGCCTTACAGGCACAGGTAGACGAATAA